The genomic segment GCAGAAGATGCGCTGAGAGAAGTTATTTCTCTGGGAGTGAATGAGGCTGTGCTTCTTTCTGACAGGGCATTTGCCGGAGCTGATACATGGGCGACGGCATACGCGCTTGCCGGCGCTGTTAAAAAGATCGGGGCTGATATTATTCTCTGCGGCAAGCAGGCCATTGACGGAGACACTGCGCAGGTCGGCCCTGAGATGGCTGAATTTCTTGACATCCCTCACATCGCTTATATCAGGAAGATCGAAGAGATAAAAGACGGTTATATCAGGGTGCAGCGCCTCATGGATGAGGGTTATGATGTTGTTGAGTCATCGCTTCCCGTGCTGCTTACAACTGTCAAGGAATTGAATATTCCGAGAATGCCTTCTCTCAAGGGCAAGATGGCTGCCAAGAAGGCTGAGATAAAGAAGATGAACAGGCTTGATATCGGGATAGAAGAAGCTGACCTCGGGCTTAAAGGCTCGCCAACACAGGTCAAGAGCATCTTTGCTCCTGAGATAAAGGCTGACAGAAGGATGTTTGAAGGTTCTGCCGATGAGCAGGTCAAGGCGCTGGTTGATGAGATGAGAGGTGTCAAGTGTATATAGTAGTCAATCGTGATAAATGCACAGCGTGCGGTGAGTGCATAAACACATGCCCATATGATTCAATCGTGATGAAGGACGGAAAGGCATTTATCACTGAATTCTGTCAGCTCTGCGGCATGTGTATGTCCGCCTGTCCTGAAGGCGCGATATCAGAGAAGAAAGAGGCTGGTGATGAGGTTGCGGCAAAGGACCTTACCGCATATTCAGGTGTGCTGGTCTTTGCAGAGCAGCGCGATGGTGAACTTGCCTCTGTAGCTTTTGAACTTCTCGGCGTCGGCAGAAAGCTTGCTGATGATCTTGGCGAAGGACTTTCTGCTATCCTTCTTGGCGCTGATGCATCTGCTGCCAAGGAGTTGATAGAGTGGGGCGCTGATAAGGTATACCACTGCAATGACGCGGCATTTAATAAATTCAACGATGAACCATACTCGATAATTCTTTCCAAACATATTGATAAATATAAACCTGCGGTTGTGCTTGCAGGAGCAACGCCTATCGGAAGGTCATTCCTCCCGCGTGTTGCAGCGCGTTTAAGAACAGGGCTTACTGCTGACTGCACCTCTCTTGAGATAGATAAAGAGACAAAGAACCTGCTTCAGGTGAGGCCGGCTTTCGGCGGGAATATCATGGCAACCATACTCACCCCTAACCACAGGCCTCAGATGGCAACCGTCAGGCCGCGTGTCATGAAGAGGGGAGAGCATGTGCCGGGCAGGGCGGGCGAGGTAATTAATATCGATCATGGCAATATCCCGTCAAGGACAAAGGTCATCAACTCCGTAAAAGAGGAGTCCGGTCTGTCGGTCAATATACATGAGGCTGAGATCATAGTAGCAGGCGGCAGGGGAGTCGGCAAGGAAGGATTTAAGATGCTTGAAGAGCTTGCTGAGGCGCTTGATGGTGTGGTCGGAGCTTCAAGGGCTCCTGTTGATGAAGGATGGATATCTTACAGCCATCAGGTAGGCCAGACAGGCAAGACCGTCTGCCCCAAGATTTATATTGCATGCGGCATA from the Nitrospirota bacterium genome contains:
- a CDS encoding electron transfer flavoprotein subunit beta/FixA family protein, coding for MKIVVCIKQVPDTADVKINPETNTLIREGVPSIINPFDLNAIEAGIQIRDQVGGEVVALTMGPPQAEDALREVISLGVNEAVLLSDRAFAGADTWATAYALAGAVKKIGADIILCGKQAIDGDTAQVGPEMAEFLDIPHIAYIRKIEEIKDGYIRVQRLMDEGYDVVESSLPVLLTTVKELNIPRMPSLKGKMAAKKAEIKKMNRLDIGIEEADLGLKGSPTQVKSIFAPEIKADRRMFEGSADEQVKALVDEMRGVKCI
- a CDS encoding 4Fe-4S binding protein produces the protein MYIVVNRDKCTACGECINTCPYDSIVMKDGKAFITEFCQLCGMCMSACPEGAISEKKEAGDEVAAKDLTAYSGVLVFAEQRDGELASVAFELLGVGRKLADDLGEGLSAILLGADASAAKELIEWGADKVYHCNDAAFNKFNDEPYSIILSKHIDKYKPAVVLAGATPIGRSFLPRVAARLRTGLTADCTSLEIDKETKNLLQVRPAFGGNIMATILTPNHRPQMATVRPRVMKRGEHVPGRAGEVINIDHGNIPSRTKVINSVKEESGLSVNIHEAEIIVAGGRGVGKEGFKMLEELAEALDGVVGASRAPVDEGWISYSHQVGQTGKTVCPKIYIACGISGAVQHLVGMQSSDIIIAINKNHDAPIFNVATYGIVGDLFEVVPMLTKKIKEVKGI